The following are encoded together in the Janthinobacterium sp. Marseille genome:
- a CDS encoding cobyrinate a,c-diamide synthase — protein sequence MASARIVLISGIASGQGKTTVTAALARKLIRQGLRVRVFKTGPDYLDPMILQRASGAEVYALDLWMVGLDDCRRLLAKAAREVDVILIEGVMGLYDGDPSSADLARAFGVPVVVVLDAAKMAQTVGAVVLGLQQYGPVDLAGVIVNRIASASHAKMVTQGIRNVPILATLSKQAQALPERHLGLVQPDEIAQVDQVLDQMADQIEIDMAAWEAIAPVSLDESLAAATMPQLLAGKTIAIARDAAFAFVYHANLECLRAAGAKLAFFSPLNDEAIPADANAVYIPGGYPELHCATLAGAQNWQESMRAAHARNIPILAECGGMMVIADHLTDAQGRQWPMVGLMPGEVVMQGKLAGLGMQSLATEDGELRGHAFHYSTLSTPVEPQAQTVKRSNGAQGEAVYKQGALTATYFHAYFSSCPAATARIFAPKDK from the coding sequence ACGCAAGCTGATACGCCAGGGTTTGCGTGTACGCGTGTTCAAGACCGGGCCTGATTACCTCGATCCCATGATTTTGCAGCGTGCCAGCGGAGCTGAAGTCTATGCGCTCGATTTATGGATGGTAGGACTCGACGATTGCCGTCGATTGCTGGCTAAGGCAGCAAGAGAAGTTGATGTGATCCTGATCGAAGGCGTAATGGGTTTGTACGATGGCGATCCTTCATCGGCGGATCTGGCGCGTGCGTTTGGTGTGCCGGTAGTCGTGGTACTGGATGCAGCCAAGATGGCGCAGACGGTGGGGGCGGTAGTGCTCGGTTTGCAGCAATACGGCCCGGTTGACCTGGCCGGCGTGATCGTCAATCGGATTGCCAGCGCATCGCACGCCAAGATGGTGACGCAGGGCATACGCAATGTACCTATCCTCGCGACTTTGTCGAAGCAGGCGCAGGCTTTGCCGGAGCGTCACCTGGGCCTGGTACAGCCGGATGAAATTGCACAGGTCGACCAGGTACTGGACCAGATGGCCGACCAGATAGAAATCGATATGGCGGCATGGGAAGCGATTGCGCCGGTGTCGCTGGATGAGAGCCTGGCTGCAGCGACAATGCCGCAATTGCTGGCAGGTAAAACTATCGCGATTGCACGCGATGCAGCCTTCGCCTTTGTGTATCACGCGAACCTGGAATGCCTGCGCGCTGCCGGTGCGAAGCTGGCATTCTTTTCTCCATTGAATGATGAAGCGATACCGGCCGATGCGAATGCCGTGTATATCCCCGGCGGGTATCCGGAACTGCATTGCGCGACTTTGGCGGGAGCGCAGAACTGGCAGGAATCCATGCGTGCGGCCCATGCGCGGAATATACCCATCCTCGCAGAATGCGGCGGCATGATGGTGATTGCCGATCATCTGACCGATGCACAGGGCAGGCAATGGCCGATGGTCGGTTTGATGCCGGGTGAGGTGGTAATGCAAGGCAAGCTGGCCGGTCTCGGCATGCAGTCACTGGCGACCGAAGACGGCGAATTGCGCGGCCATGCATTTCATTACTCGACGCTGAGTACGCCGGTCGAGCCGCAGGCGCAAACCGTCAAACGTTCGAATGGCGCGCAAGGTGAGGCGGTGTACAAGCAGGGTGCATTGACTGCGACTTACTTCCACGCCTACTTTTCATCCTGCCCGGCGGCGACCGCGCGGATTTTTGCTCCGAAGGATAAGTGA